Proteins found in one Tumebacillus sp. BK434 genomic segment:
- the cobT gene encoding nicotinate-nucleotide--dimethylbenzimidazole phosphoribosyltransferase — MMQAAKERWDFLTKPPGSLGKLEEIGIRLAGLQGTVFPTVDKRAVVVMCGDHGVTEEGVSAFPAEVTGLMMQNFVNGKAAVNVLARQMNCAVRVVDVGSRVEGEVPGVLSRKVRKGTANFAKGPAMTREEAELAIAVGVATVEELYAQGVQVVALGEMGIGNTTPSAALAAVLVNTPLLPLVGKGTGIDEEKVLHKARVIERAIEVNRPDASDPLDVLAKLGGLEIAGLVGVVLGAWERRIAVLVDGVIAAAAALVAVRIEERVKEVLFASHLSQEPAHLVLLQEMGLQPLLTLEMRLGEGTGAVLAMPLLEASCRLVAEMATFADLGLDKP, encoded by the coding sequence ATGATGCAAGCGGCAAAAGAGCGTTGGGACTTTTTGACGAAACCGCCGGGGAGCCTCGGGAAGCTGGAGGAGATCGGGATTCGGCTGGCCGGCCTGCAGGGCACGGTGTTCCCGACCGTGGACAAGCGCGCCGTCGTCGTCATGTGCGGAGACCACGGTGTGACGGAGGAAGGGGTCAGCGCGTTCCCGGCGGAAGTGACGGGGCTGATGATGCAGAATTTCGTGAACGGCAAGGCGGCGGTCAACGTCTTGGCCCGGCAGATGAACTGCGCGGTGCGGGTCGTCGATGTCGGCAGCCGTGTTGAGGGAGAGGTGCCGGGCGTGCTGTCCCGCAAAGTGCGCAAGGGCACGGCCAATTTTGCCAAAGGACCCGCGATGACTCGCGAGGAAGCGGAGCTGGCGATCGCCGTCGGCGTGGCGACGGTGGAAGAGTTGTACGCACAAGGCGTGCAGGTGGTCGCGCTCGGGGAGATGGGGATCGGCAATACGACGCCGAGCGCGGCGCTGGCTGCCGTTTTGGTCAACACTCCGCTGCTGCCGCTCGTCGGGAAGGGGACGGGCATCGATGAGGAGAAAGTTCTGCACAAAGCGCGCGTCATCGAGCGTGCGATCGAAGTGAACCGGCCGGATGCGAGCGACCCGCTGGACGTGCTGGCCAAATTGGGCGGCCTTGAGATCGCCGGGCTGGTCGGCGTCGTCCTCGGGGCGTGGGAGCGGCGGATCGCGGTGCTCGTCGACGGAGTGATCGCAGCGGCGGCGGCGCTGGTGGCGGTCCGAATCGAGGAGCGGGTGAAAGAAGTGCTGTTCGCCTCGCATCTGTCGCAGGAGCCGGCCCATCTCGTCTTGCTGCAGGAGATGGGCCTGCAGCCTCTGCTGACCTTGGAGATGCGGCTCGGCGAAGGGACGGGCGCGGTGCTGGCGATGCCGCTGCTCGAAGCGTCGTGCCGTCTGGTCGCGGAGATGGCAACATTTGCGGATTTGGGTCTCGACAAGCCTTGA
- the cobO gene encoding cob(I)yrinic acid a,c-diamide adenosyltransferase, whose protein sequence is MEREKRQGMTLVYTGDGKGKTTAALGLCVRAVGRGYKVLVLQFIKSPERTYGEQIALERLGVEIRQLGIGFTWTKTPDEHRAALAKAWAVAKESVLSGDYDVVILDELNNALAIERFPVADVLPLAEVLDVMRNRPHYVHLLITGRSAKPEVIELADLVTEMSPVKHYYEDGIPAVFGIEY, encoded by the coding sequence ATGGAGCGGGAGAAACGGCAGGGCATGACGCTCGTCTACACCGGGGACGGCAAAGGCAAGACGACGGCGGCGCTGGGGCTGTGCGTGCGCGCGGTCGGGCGCGGGTATAAGGTGCTCGTGCTGCAGTTTATCAAGTCGCCGGAGCGCACCTACGGCGAGCAGATCGCGCTGGAACGCTTGGGCGTGGAGATCCGCCAGCTCGGCATCGGATTTACGTGGACGAAGACGCCGGACGAGCACCGCGCGGCGCTGGCGAAAGCGTGGGCTGTCGCGAAGGAGAGCGTGCTGTCCGGTGACTACGATGTGGTGATTCTGGATGAGCTGAACAACGCGCTGGCGATCGAGCGCTTTCCGGTCGCCGACGTTTTGCCGCTTGCTGAGGTGCTCGATGTGATGCGGAATCGTCCGCACTATGTGCACCTGCTGATCACGGGGCGCAGCGCCAAGCCGGAAGTGATTGAACTTGCCGATCTGGTGACGGAGATGAGCCCGGTGAAGCATTATTACGAGGACGGCATCCCGGCCGTTTTTGGCATTGAGTATTGA
- a CDS encoding serine hydrolase domain-containing protein, translating to MTCWRELVEYVDRINEWNGASGSALIVMRRGEVVCEHYAGHHSHEAGARPIGADSQFNIASARKSYLGFAAAWALREGKIGSLDDAVTGYLPELDAALLQGTTIRHLLTHTHGLHEDVHGRLFREFAPGRSWAYRGVNVVMITDIIERVTGKTVAEILQEQVFVPLGFTETGWRTEASEHLVQVILDAPERTELNLGTDGSGGGMQRNLFVSARELAQWGQLHLTQGLVEGRPVVPAEIIQLATSVHSPEPTDPALPPMGFFWYVQDRPAARSEIGPAVPHGSFQILGVTGPLVLVVPEEELVVVRMANKRYNYSGPDGDYLHYLREFGDRVMASVS from the coding sequence ATGACGTGCTGGCGGGAATTGGTGGAGTATGTGGACCGCATCAACGAGTGGAACGGAGCGAGCGGATCGGCGCTGATCGTGATGCGAAGGGGCGAGGTCGTCTGCGAGCATTACGCCGGACACCATTCGCATGAGGCGGGCGCGCGGCCGATCGGGGCGGATTCGCAGTTTAACATCGCGTCGGCGCGAAAGAGCTATCTCGGATTCGCCGCGGCCTGGGCGCTGCGGGAAGGGAAGATCGGGAGCTTGGATGACGCGGTGACCGGCTATCTGCCGGAGCTGGACGCTGCGCTGCTGCAGGGGACGACAATCCGCCATCTCTTGACGCATACGCACGGGCTGCATGAGGACGTACATGGACGGCTGTTCCGCGAGTTCGCGCCTGGCCGTTCGTGGGCGTACCGCGGGGTGAACGTGGTGATGATCACCGACATCATCGAGCGCGTGACGGGCAAGACGGTGGCGGAGATCTTGCAGGAGCAAGTGTTTGTGCCGCTCGGCTTTACGGAGACGGGCTGGCGGACAGAAGCGTCGGAGCATCTGGTGCAGGTGATCTTGGACGCTCCGGAGCGGACGGAGCTCAATCTCGGCACCGACGGCAGCGGCGGCGGTATGCAACGCAATCTGTTCGTGTCGGCCCGGGAGTTGGCGCAGTGGGGGCAGTTGCATTTGACGCAAGGGTTGGTCGAGGGCAGGCCAGTCGTGCCGGCTGAAATTATTCAATTGGCGACAAGTGTGCACAGTCCAGAGCCCACCGACCCGGCGCTGCCGCCGATGGGCTTTTTCTGGTATGTGCAGGACCGTCCGGCCGCGCGAAGCGAAATTGGCCCCGCCGTTCCCCACGGGTCGTTCCAGATCCTCGGCGTGACCGGGCCGCTGGTGCTGGTCGTGCCGGAGGAGGAGCTGGTCGTGGTGCGGATGGCGAACAAACGCTATAACTATAGCGGCCCGGATGGGGATTATCTGCATTACCTGCGCGAGTTTGGCGACCGTGTGATGGCGAGTGTTTCCTGA
- a CDS encoding SOS response-associated peptidase: protein MCGRFTLTITPDQLAMRFETDEPAFDYAPRYNIAPGQLITAVIQSDGKNRIGQLKWGLVPPWAQDEKIGYKMINAKSETVAEKPAFKSAFLRKRCLIPADGFYEWQATGDGKQPMRILLKHQDLFAFAGLYETWTSPEGSKVHTCTLLTTKPNSLVASIHDRMPVILRREDEAIWLDRGKQDAELLHSLLVPYPEDEMYAYPVDKMVGNVRNEVPACIAGI, encoded by the coding sequence ATGTGCGGACGTTTTACGCTGACGATCACGCCCGACCAGTTGGCGATGCGATTTGAGACGGATGAGCCGGCGTTTGACTATGCGCCCCGCTACAACATCGCGCCGGGACAACTCATCACCGCCGTGATCCAAAGCGACGGGAAGAACCGCATCGGGCAGCTCAAATGGGGCCTCGTGCCGCCGTGGGCGCAAGACGAGAAGATCGGCTACAAGATGATCAACGCCAAGTCAGAAACGGTGGCCGAAAAGCCCGCTTTTAAAAGCGCCTTTCTCCGCAAGCGCTGCCTGATCCCCGCCGACGGGTTTTACGAGTGGCAGGCGACCGGGGACGGCAAGCAGCCGATGCGCATTTTGCTGAAGCATCAAGACCTGTTCGCGTTCGCCGGTCTCTATGAGACCTGGACGTCCCCGGAAGGCAGCAAAGTGCATACCTGCACTCTCCTCACCACCAAGCCGAACTCTCTCGTCGCCTCGATCCACGACCGCATGCCGGTCATCCTGCGCCGTGAGGACGAAGCGATCTGGCTCGACCGCGGGAAGCAGGACGCCGAGCTGCTGCACTCCCTGCTCGTGCCCTACCCGGAGGACGAGATGTACGCCTATCCGGTCGACAAAATGGTCGGCAACGTGCGCAACGAAGTGCCGGCGTGCATCGCAGGCATCTAA
- a CDS encoding 3-hydroxyacyl-CoA dehydrogenase family protein, translating into MLVKVGVLGAGVMGSGVAQSAAQAGHEVIVVDLHEEVLAKSKASIYQNVRFAGFYQKDKQLESVDVVMPRLTFTTDYAALADAEIIVENVPEVWEIKRDAYVKMNEICGEDTVFLVNTSCISITKIGSLMKRPDKVIGVHFMNPVPMKPTVESIKGWHTSEETIQFTNDFLGSMDKKAIMVNDLPGFVSNRLSHLLMNEAAYVVQDQVADPKSVDDIFKECFGHKMGPLETADLIGLDTVVQSLDILYESYQDPKFRVCPLLRKMVEAGLHGRKSGQGFYSY; encoded by the coding sequence ATTTTAGTGAAAGTTGGAGTTCTTGGCGCTGGCGTAATGGGTTCCGGCGTGGCGCAGAGCGCGGCACAGGCGGGGCATGAAGTGATCGTGGTGGATTTGCATGAAGAGGTGCTGGCGAAGTCGAAGGCGTCGATCTACCAGAACGTGCGCTTTGCAGGCTTTTACCAGAAGGATAAACAGTTGGAGTCGGTCGATGTGGTCATGCCGCGCCTGACCTTCACCACCGACTACGCGGCGCTGGCCGATGCGGAGATCATCGTCGAGAACGTGCCGGAAGTGTGGGAGATCAAGCGCGACGCCTATGTGAAAATGAACGAGATCTGCGGCGAAGACACCGTGTTCCTCGTCAACACGTCCTGCATCTCGATCACCAAGATCGGCAGCCTGATGAAGCGCCCGGACAAAGTGATCGGCGTGCACTTCATGAACCCGGTGCCGATGAAGCCGACCGTAGAGTCGATCAAAGGCTGGCACACCTCGGAGGAGACGATCCAGTTCACCAACGACTTCCTCGGCTCGATGGACAAGAAGGCGATCATGGTCAACGACCTGCCCGGTTTTGTCTCCAACCGCCTGTCGCATCTGCTGATGAACGAAGCGGCGTACGTCGTGCAAGACCAGGTCGCCGATCCGAAGTCGGTCGATGACATCTTCAAAGAGTGCTTCGGCCACAAGATGGGCCCGCTGGAGACGGCCGACCTGATCGGGTTGGACACCGTTGTCCAGTCGCTCGACATCCTGTATGAAAGCTATCAAGACCCGAAATTCCGCGTCTGCCCGCTGCTGCGCAAGATGGTGGAAGCTGGCCTGCACGGGCGCAAATCGGGACAAGGTTTTTATTCTTACTAA
- a CDS encoding helix-turn-helix domain-containing protein, translating to MSASISLGQRIRNHRLRIGITQIDLAQGLCTPSMISQIESDRARPSYKILYGIADRLSVPLEQLLQDVDLNLEHISFYKMALCMVQAGEYHAAIPLLESIPEVKAASIPSAKLKLELAKCYVQTGELDRASSLLLSILDDAKFR from the coding sequence ATGTCAGCCAGCATATCGCTTGGACAACGAATCCGCAATCATCGCTTACGAATCGGTATCACACAAATCGACCTTGCCCAAGGCCTCTGCACCCCGTCGATGATCTCCCAGATTGAAAGTGACCGGGCACGCCCCTCTTACAAAATCCTCTACGGCATCGCCGACCGCCTTAGCGTTCCGCTGGAGCAGCTTTTGCAAGACGTCGATCTCAATCTGGAGCATATCAGCTTCTATAAAATGGCGCTATGCATGGTGCAGGCGGGGGAGTACCACGCTGCGATCCCTTTGCTCGAAAGCATCCCCGAGGTCAAGGCGGCCAGCATCCCGTCGGCCAAGCTGAAGCTCGAACTGGCCAAATGCTACGTCCAGACCGGAGAGCTCGACCGCGCCTCGTCGCTTTTGCTCAGCATCTTAGATGACGCAAAATTTCGGTAG
- a CDS encoding helix-turn-helix transcriptional regulator, producing MGLPLGRRIAEIMKEKGKAFSQQAIANKMGISRETVRLMLTGERVILPHELNQIASFLKVPVERIKQEDTYFEVKELSTLLDKLGDKHRALELAQRIANVAIGVTERCEALNHLGNAYYDLQKYEEAHASWLLAYHEATEIKERYKETEFLFNVTKNLMISFAARKEYTHLSNIISELEPIFDLQPEYSGALCYSYAMIEYEKGNIEATKQRLYQSLEYYIQTGDRINIGIAERNVGFIEFVTSNYEKSKEYFELALPKLEKYDYSYWVTVKDYSKTLIKLGILEHAKQQITTALEIAGTSGLLELEGKLMLLLGRIDHTPEHAKKVVSNCAYGSKVRDLGCKYLMEYYKRAGEAELFMKYHELSESIRGDSYMDLIEEEDL from the coding sequence ATGGGGCTTCCGTTAGGACGTCGGATCGCCGAGATCATGAAAGAGAAGGGCAAAGCGTTCTCTCAACAGGCGATTGCAAATAAAATGGGGATCAGTCGGGAAACGGTGCGCTTGATGCTGACCGGTGAACGCGTGATCCTGCCGCACGAGCTCAACCAGATTGCCTCCTTTTTGAAAGTGCCAGTCGAGCGGATCAAGCAAGAGGATACATACTTCGAAGTGAAAGAGTTGTCGACGCTTTTAGATAAGCTTGGCGACAAACATCGTGCGCTCGAACTAGCTCAGCGCATCGCAAATGTTGCGATTGGTGTTACTGAAAGATGTGAGGCGCTTAACCACTTAGGCAATGCATATTACGATCTACAAAAATATGAAGAAGCCCATGCCTCGTGGTTACTGGCGTATCATGAAGCAACTGAGATCAAAGAGCGTTATAAAGAGACAGAATTTTTATTTAACGTGACAAAAAATCTCATGATTTCATTTGCTGCAAGAAAAGAGTACACCCATCTTTCAAACATCATTTCCGAACTGGAGCCGATCTTCGATCTGCAACCGGAGTATTCAGGTGCCCTCTGTTATTCCTACGCAATGATTGAATATGAAAAAGGGAATATTGAGGCTACCAAACAGAGATTGTATCAATCCTTGGAGTATTACATCCAAACGGGAGATCGCATAAACATTGGGATTGCGGAACGAAACGTAGGGTTTATCGAGTTTGTAACTTCTAATTATGAGAAATCAAAGGAATATTTCGAACTGGCGCTTCCTAAGCTAGAAAAGTACGACTATTCCTATTGGGTAACGGTCAAGGATTATAGTAAGACACTGATCAAACTAGGAATCCTTGAACATGCGAAACAACAGATTACCACTGCTTTGGAGATCGCAGGTACAAGCGGCTTATTGGAACTAGAAGGCAAGCTCATGCTCTTGCTTGGGCGAATTGATCATACCCCGGAGCATGCAAAGAAGGTCGTTTCCAATTGTGCATATGGAAGTAAAGTCCGTGATTTGGGCTGCAAGTACTTGATGGAGTACTACAAGCGTGCTGGGGAAGCCGAATTATTCATGAAGTATCATGAACTCTCGGAGAGCATTCGTGGTGATTCGTACATGGATTTGATAGAAGAGGAGGATCTGTAA
- a CDS encoding cold-shock protein, whose protein sequence is MYNRGKSQEEVPQVDTAIWTCTKEDCNGWMRDNFAFDAAPTCVLCSSPMESGIKLLPVLDNPNGDLKALKKGTQIEKSE, encoded by the coding sequence ATGTATAATCGAGGAAAGTCGCAAGAAGAAGTTCCACAGGTGGATACCGCGATCTGGACCTGCACCAAAGAAGATTGCAACGGCTGGATGCGCGATAACTTCGCATTCGATGCTGCACCAACTTGTGTCCTCTGCTCCTCCCCGATGGAAAGCGGCATCAAGCTGCTGCCAGTACTTGATAACCCGAATGGTGATTTGAAGGCATTAAAGAAAGGCACGCAGATTGAGAAGTCTGAGTAG
- a CDS encoding cold-shock protein produces the protein MQTGTVKWFNADKGFGFIEVEGGSDVFVHFSAIQGDGFKTLDEGQRVQFNVVEGNRGPQAENVVKL, from the coding sequence ATGCAAACAGGTACTGTTAAATGGTTCAACGCTGACAAAGGTTTCGGCTTCATCGAAGTTGAAGGCGGTTCCGACGTATTCGTACACTTCTCCGCTATCCAAGGCGACGGTTTCAAAACCCTCGACGAAGGCCAACGCGTACAATTCAACGTTGTTGAAGGCAACCGCGGCCCGCAAGCTGAGAACGTTGTAAAGCTGTAA
- a CDS encoding S-layer homology domain-containing protein, whose amino-acid sequence MRRRFTSSLLVVTLAAGIVVVPAPDLARAAVGNVTFTLSSPLENGKINRLTRLDGIAVDPDGDELQNGGYLIKRLSDGKFMQYTASANPADFWVADGHGGYGLYKGENGQYYRDLDAWQIDALYEEGEYEIRFNINEWNGTEMSSNFKNVRFTIDKTAPRITGPVLSDGAIVLNFSEPLAGGAALDKADFEVLINGTPAVIDFVAPDEQRTFAVMGLSSGAHKGDIVTVRYAPQGMPATDAAGNALSSEAVAVDNRLIGSFQSVPQIDLPKRAGYTLQAGDDIVTFSPTDSLANQIIFEFPTDGDNRTSIQRLALKKSDLVLWNNTDETQIAPAAIFVAGDDYGLTVLLPDGVVLEEGKSYTLALSGTAGGDEITLLPTPTTAAGASLITMGTNGIADLYTFANLEFAPYVPPAKTPAPDLEKVTVINNSLGADVLIVDGVGREVTVKVYDQAVGGSVLASMTQGAEPGRLLLTVGDGIALPTVYIAAQAPEMAESSRVAVTVPGIVQKELLRFTLQGATTLYMEAVEGVADGQYPLGAKAELQTAIQAGLTVLNGTLYTQADVLQALGAIDEAVEAFRAKKIVIPGGGTPVSPPTTVPSPVLKVVENGVVLGTLPLTRKTDATGRVTDQVDITDAVAADLVARLKAAGANALHLVFAEDKASNKAAKLTLSANAADRLADAGLSVNVSLFQTQAVIPAASLKAAGQTVEFEIAPVTAQSDVEAVKQRAASNADLRKKAGNGVLTVLGVPVSIETNLPQLPVKLFLPLDGAALSEEQKQDTGIYIEHSDGGKELVQGRFVTNAAGVSGIELSVDRFSLFTIVQVEGWGTLQPYLTGYDGGLFKPDAAITRAELAAILAKVIRGEAWGGKSAFSDVADLHWAKRSIERVGQLGLMQGDPDGKFHPERTITRAEMAAIIAAWLPSQNAAAATAGARAFSDLQGHWAASSIERAHLAGIVNGYQDGTYRPEQALSRAEAAVLVNKLLGRAPELGAVPKFHDVPSAHWAFGAIQAAGK is encoded by the coding sequence ATGAGACGCAGATTCACTTCGAGCCTGCTGGTCGTCACACTGGCCGCAGGGATTGTAGTCGTTCCGGCTCCGGATCTGGCCCGCGCGGCAGTGGGGAACGTGACGTTTACGCTGAGTAGCCCGCTGGAGAACGGCAAGATCAACCGGTTGACCCGGCTGGATGGCATCGCCGTCGACCCGGATGGAGATGAGCTTCAAAACGGCGGGTACCTGATCAAGCGGCTGAGCGACGGAAAGTTCATGCAATACACGGCCTCGGCGAATCCGGCAGACTTCTGGGTCGCAGACGGGCATGGCGGCTACGGGCTGTACAAAGGAGAGAACGGACAGTATTACCGCGATCTGGATGCCTGGCAGATCGACGCGCTGTACGAGGAAGGCGAGTACGAGATCCGCTTTAACATCAATGAATGGAACGGCACGGAGATGTCGTCAAATTTCAAAAATGTGCGGTTCACGATCGACAAGACGGCGCCGAGGATCACCGGGCCGGTTTTGTCGGATGGGGCGATCGTCTTAAACTTCTCCGAGCCATTAGCTGGAGGTGCGGCGCTCGACAAAGCGGATTTTGAAGTCTTGATCAACGGGACGCCTGCTGTGATCGATTTTGTGGCGCCGGACGAGCAGCGCACGTTTGCAGTGATGGGCTTGAGCAGCGGGGCGCACAAAGGCGATATCGTGACGGTCCGCTACGCGCCGCAAGGGATGCCTGCCACCGACGCGGCCGGCAATGCGCTGTCGTCAGAAGCGGTCGCCGTCGACAACCGGCTGATCGGAAGTTTCCAAAGCGTGCCGCAGATCGACCTGCCGAAGCGTGCCGGCTACACGCTGCAGGCAGGCGACGACATCGTCACGTTTTCCCCGACCGACAGCTTGGCGAATCAGATCATTTTTGAATTTCCCACAGATGGCGACAATCGGACGTCGATCCAACGGCTGGCGCTGAAGAAGAGCGACTTGGTCTTGTGGAACAACACCGATGAAACGCAGATTGCCCCGGCGGCGATATTCGTGGCGGGCGACGACTATGGGCTGACGGTACTCCTGCCTGACGGTGTCGTGCTGGAAGAGGGCAAGTCGTACACGCTCGCGTTGTCGGGTACGGCAGGGGGCGATGAAATCACACTGCTGCCGACGCCGACGACAGCTGCAGGCGCGTCGCTGATAACGATGGGGACTAACGGGATCGCCGATCTGTACACGTTTGCGAATCTGGAGTTTGCGCCGTACGTTCCACCGGCCAAAACCCCTGCGCCAGACCTGGAGAAGGTCACCGTGATCAACAACAGCCTCGGTGCCGATGTGCTGATCGTGGACGGGGTGGGCCGGGAAGTGACCGTCAAGGTGTATGACCAGGCAGTGGGAGGTTCTGTGCTCGCTTCGATGACGCAGGGAGCAGAGCCTGGCCGCCTGCTGCTGACGGTCGGGGACGGAATCGCGCTTCCGACCGTGTACATCGCGGCGCAGGCACCGGAGATGGCGGAGAGCAGCCGCGTGGCGGTCACCGTTCCCGGCATCGTGCAAAAAGAGCTGCTGCGCTTCACGCTGCAAGGGGCGACGACGCTCTATATGGAAGCGGTCGAAGGCGTTGCGGACGGTCAATATCCACTGGGAGCAAAAGCGGAGCTGCAGACGGCGATCCAAGCAGGGCTGACGGTGTTGAACGGCACGCTGTATACGCAGGCGGATGTGTTGCAGGCGCTGGGCGCAATCGATGAGGCGGTGGAGGCGTTTCGGGCGAAGAAGATTGTGATTCCGGGCGGCGGAACACCGGTTTCGCCTCCGACGACCGTGCCTTCGCCGGTGCTGAAAGTGGTGGAAAACGGCGTCGTGCTCGGCACGCTGCCGCTGACACGGAAAACGGATGCAACCGGCCGTGTGACCGATCAGGTGGACATCACCGATGCGGTGGCGGCAGACCTCGTCGCCCGTTTAAAGGCGGCAGGTGCCAATGCGCTGCACCTTGTGTTTGCCGAGGACAAAGCGAGTAACAAAGCAGCAAAGCTGACTCTGTCCGCAAACGCGGCCGATCGACTGGCTGACGCAGGGTTGAGCGTGAACGTGAGCTTGTTCCAGACGCAAGCGGTCATCCCGGCTGCGTCGCTGAAAGCGGCCGGGCAGACGGTTGAGTTTGAAATCGCCCCGGTCACCGCGCAGTCTGACGTGGAGGCGGTGAAACAGCGGGCGGCATCGAATGCCGATCTGCGCAAAAAAGCGGGCAACGGTGTCTTGACCGTGTTGGGTGTGCCGGTGTCGATTGAGACGAATCTGCCGCAGTTGCCTGTAAAACTGTTCCTGCCGCTCGACGGCGCAGCGCTGAGCGAGGAGCAGAAGCAGGACACCGGGATCTACATCGAACACAGCGATGGCGGCAAGGAACTGGTGCAAGGACGTTTTGTCACCAACGCAGCCGGCGTGTCCGGCATCGAGTTGTCGGTCGACCGCTTCAGCCTGTTTACTATCGTGCAGGTGGAAGGCTGGGGAACGCTGCAGCCTTACCTCACCGGGTATGACGGCGGCCTGTTCAAGCCGGACGCGGCGATCACGCGGGCGGAGCTGGCTGCGATCTTGGCAAAAGTGATCCGCGGGGAAGCGTGGGGCGGCAAGTCGGCGTTCTCCGATGTGGCCGATTTACACTGGGCCAAGCGGTCGATCGAAAGAGTCGGCCAACTGGGCCTGATGCAAGGCGACCCGGACGGCAAGTTTCACCCGGAACGCACCATCACCCGCGCCGAGATGGCGGCGATCATTGCCGCATGGCTTCCGTCGCAGAACGCAGCTGCGGCGACGGCAGGCGCTCGCGCCTTCTCCGACCTCCAAGGCCACTGGGCGGCGTCGTCTATTGAAAGGGCTCATCTCGCGGGCATCGTGAACGGATATCAGGACGGCACGTACCGGCCGGAGCAGGCGCTGAGCCGCGCCGAAGCGGCCGTGCTGGTCAACAAACTGCTCGGCCGTGCGCCGGAGCTGGGCGCAGTGCCGAAGTTTCACGACGTGCCGTCCGCGCATTGGGCGTTTGGCGCAATTCAGGCAGCAGGGAAATAA
- a CDS encoding response regulator, giving the protein MRVMIVEDELPILELMKLLVGRHPHLEVVGAFQSAAEALEQFPRLQPDAALLDVEMPRMNGIELAGQLKRIDEEVQIVFTTAYPDYALEAFQVCAVDYLLKPVTPDGIERVAARLAKGQKLRAARPAEQEQQFVRCLGAFETRRAGGHLMSWPTRKTEELFAYFLVYPNRSTSKWQLADLLWPDLEEERAVHNVHNTVYRLKKALKEAGIGVEVVHANDGYHMQIAAACSDLGQFRELAGEARFRAYQGALFAGKDYVWSAGVAAELDVQYAEAARELVAKYRREGQAAKAKEALRTYLAYLPLDEEMNEQLLELYAAQEERELFRQHYAAYRNRLAEELGVAPSARIGRLAQQLGVQEGKGD; this is encoded by the coding sequence ATGCGGGTGATGATTGTCGAGGATGAGCTGCCGATCTTGGAGCTGATGAAGCTGCTCGTTGGCCGCCATCCGCACCTGGAAGTCGTCGGCGCGTTTCAGAGCGCGGCGGAGGCGCTGGAGCAGTTTCCGCGCTTGCAGCCGGACGCCGCCTTGCTCGATGTGGAGATGCCGAGGATGAACGGGATCGAGCTGGCCGGCCAGCTGAAGCGGATCGATGAGGAGGTGCAGATCGTGTTTACCACCGCCTACCCCGACTATGCGCTGGAGGCCTTTCAGGTCTGTGCGGTCGATTATCTGCTCAAGCCGGTCACGCCGGATGGCATTGAGCGGGTGGCCGCACGCTTGGCAAAAGGCCAGAAGCTGCGGGCAGCGCGCCCTGCGGAGCAGGAGCAGCAGTTTGTGCGCTGCCTCGGCGCGTTTGAGACGAGGCGGGCCGGCGGGCATCTGATGAGCTGGCCGACACGGAAGACGGAGGAACTGTTTGCGTATTTTCTCGTCTATCCGAACCGCAGCACGAGCAAGTGGCAGTTGGCCGATCTGCTCTGGCCTGATCTGGAGGAGGAGCGCGCGGTTCACAATGTCCACAACACGGTCTATCGCTTGAAAAAGGCGTTGAAGGAAGCGGGCATCGGGGTGGAAGTGGTGCATGCCAATGATGGCTATCACATGCAGATCGCGGCGGCTTGTTCCGATCTGGGGCAGTTCCGGGAGCTGGCAGGGGAGGCGCGGTTTCGGGCGTACCAAGGAGCTCTTTTTGCCGGGAAGGATTATGTGTGGAGCGCTGGTGTCGCGGCGGAGTTGGACGTGCAGTATGCGGAAGCGGCCAGAGAGCTGGTCGCCAAGTACCGGCGCGAAGGGCAGGCGGCAAAAGCGAAGGAGGCGCTGCGGACGTATTTGGCGTATCTGCCGTTGGATGAAGAGATGAATGAGCAGCTGTTGGAACTGTATGCGGCACAGGAAGAACGGGAGCTATTTCGGCAGCACTATGCGGCGTATCGAAACAGGCTGGCGGAGGAGTTGGGCGTGGCGCCCTCGGCAAGGATCGGGCGGCTGGCGCAGCAACTGGGGGTGCAGGAAGGAAAGGGAGACTGA